The following proteins are co-located in the Engraulis encrasicolus isolate BLACKSEA-1 chromosome 2, IST_EnEncr_1.0, whole genome shotgun sequence genome:
- the emc10 gene encoding ER membrane protein complex subunit 10 isoform X1 produces MASSGAAHISMSVLSTITLLFWAEFAHCNLNRRPSDALDTDFSVPVEHSFEIDDEPRFRRRGSLELRAGRESGVTISQSHLSEEDRSTLKEVAAVDGLYRIRVPRVSLQVDRQTEKQADGGYLTAFVKACALVESHLSDVITLHTDVTGYLIGVSIVTIPGTCRGLEVEDEVDLESFNTTLIVMAPVNAPMPETAGFIAALEMEREKKEKNPQEQKSFFAKYWMYIVPLVLFLMMSGAQDQSGGGNGGGAANGGGR; encoded by the exons ATGGCTTCTTCAGGAGCAGCACACATTTCGATGTCGGTTCTTTCCACGATTACATTGCTATTTTGGGCGGAATTCGCACACTGCAATCTCAATAGAAGG CCAAGTGATGCGTTGGACACGGACTTCTCGGTGCCTGTCGAGCATTCCTTCGAGATAG ATGATGAGCCCAGGTTTCGGCGGCGTGGCTCGTTGGAGTTGCGTGCTGGGAGAGAGTCCGGTGTCACTATCTCCCAGAGTCATCTCTCAGAAGAGGACCGAAGTACGTTGAAG GAAGTCGCTGCTGTGGATGGCCTGTACAGGATTCGAGTGCCCCGGGTGTCTTTACAAGTCGACAGGCAGACGGAGAAGCAGGCAGACGGCGGCTACCTAACAGCCTTTGTGAAAGCG TGTGCTTTGGTAGAGTCTCACCTGAGTGACGTCATCACCCTTCACACCGACGTCACTGGCTACCTCATAGGCGTCTCCATAGTGACCATACCTGGCACCTGCCGAGGCCTCGAAGTGGAGGACGAGGTGGACCTGGAGTCCTTCAACACCACGCTGATAGTCATGGCTCCTGTCAACGCCCCCAT GCCAGAAACTGCTGGTTTCATTGCTGctctagagatggagagagagaagaaagaaaagaacccACAGGAACAGAAGTCCTTCTTTGCCAAATAT tggatGTACATCGTTCCCCTTGTCCTCTTCCTGATGATGTCCGGAGCACAGGACCAATCAGGAGGAGGGAACGGCGGTGGAGCAGCCAATGGGGGTGGCCGATGA
- the emc10 gene encoding ER membrane protein complex subunit 10 isoform X2, giving the protein MASSGAAHISMSVLSTITLLFWAEFAHCNLNRRPSDALDTDFSVPVEHSFEIDDEPRFRRRGSLELRAGRESGVTISQSHLSEEDRSTLKEVAAVDGLYRIRVPRVSLQVDRQTEKQADGGYLTAFVKACALVESHLSDVITLHTDVTGYLIGVSIVTIPGTCRGLEVEDEVDLESFNTTLIVMAPVNAPMPETAGFIAALEMEREKKEKNPQEQKSFFAKYWYLILGGAVFLMATSSAPPPAGGDREQS; this is encoded by the exons ATGGCTTCTTCAGGAGCAGCACACATTTCGATGTCGGTTCTTTCCACGATTACATTGCTATTTTGGGCGGAATTCGCACACTGCAATCTCAATAGAAGG CCAAGTGATGCGTTGGACACGGACTTCTCGGTGCCTGTCGAGCATTCCTTCGAGATAG ATGATGAGCCCAGGTTTCGGCGGCGTGGCTCGTTGGAGTTGCGTGCTGGGAGAGAGTCCGGTGTCACTATCTCCCAGAGTCATCTCTCAGAAGAGGACCGAAGTACGTTGAAG GAAGTCGCTGCTGTGGATGGCCTGTACAGGATTCGAGTGCCCCGGGTGTCTTTACAAGTCGACAGGCAGACGGAGAAGCAGGCAGACGGCGGCTACCTAACAGCCTTTGTGAAAGCG TGTGCTTTGGTAGAGTCTCACCTGAGTGACGTCATCACCCTTCACACCGACGTCACTGGCTACCTCATAGGCGTCTCCATAGTGACCATACCTGGCACCTGCCGAGGCCTCGAAGTGGAGGACGAGGTGGACCTGGAGTCCTTCAACACCACGCTGATAGTCATGGCTCCTGTCAACGCCCCCAT GCCAGAAACTGCTGGTTTCATTGCTGctctagagatggagagagagaagaaagaaaagaacccACAGGAACAGAAGTCCTTCTTTGCCAAATAT TGGTATTTGATTCTGGGCGGTGCAGTCTTCCTCATGGCCACCAGTTCGGCACCGCCCCCAGCGGGGGGCGACAGAGAGCAGAGCTGA